Proteins from a single region of Choloepus didactylus isolate mChoDid1 chromosome 10, mChoDid1.pri, whole genome shotgun sequence:
- the INSL6 gene encoding insulin-like peptide INSL6, which yields MPRLFYCLLWLLLLGFSLEQDDIRKSKKLCGRHLLKEIVKLCGQEDWSRFGEETPFTQLISQAAEKVAAFLPDEFKSPIAITTPSPVPGTDPNPDSTAASLEKTINIVEMPSLPEYQSKKANSPPANTREFPSLHDINSYIQEIVEFQKKNTKKIKTLSSLFWGNHPQRKRRGYSEKCCLEGCTKGELSIACIPYINFKKVKKKIRPIVTYTNNHRNYTNLIKA from the exons ATGCCGCGGCTTTTCTACTGTCTGCTGTGGCTCCTGCTGCTTGGATTCTCTCTTGAGCAGGACGACATCCGGAAGTCCAAGAAGCTATGCGGCAGGCATCTGCTGAAAGAAATAGTAAAACTCTGTGGCCAAGAGGACTGGAGCCGGTTCGGGGAGGAAACCCCCTTCACTCAGCTGATTTCTCAAGCTGCAGAGAAGGTTGCAGCTTTCCTTCCCGACGAGTTCAAAAGCCCTATTGCAATTACAACCCCTTCCCCAGTCCCGGGGACAGATCCAAATCCAG ACTCTACTGCTGCCTCTCtggaaaaaacaataaacattgtGGAGATGCCATCACTGCCTGAATATCAGTCTAAAAAAGCCAACTCGCCACCTGCTAATACAAGAGAATTTCCCTCATTACATGATATCAATTCATATATTCAAGAGATTGTggaatttcagaagaaaaatacaaaaaaaattaaaaccttaagCAGTTTGTTTTGGGGGAATCATCCCCAAAGAAAACGCAGAGGATATTCAGAAAAGTGTTGTCTTGAAGGATGTACAAAAGGAGAACTTAGCATTGCATGCATtccatatattaattttaaaaaagtaaagaagaaaataagaccAATTGTGACTTATACTAACAATCATAGGAATTATACTAACTTAATAAAagcttaa